A single region of the Arthrobacter sp. PAMC25564 genome encodes:
- a CDS encoding ribonuclease J: MTQTALPGLVTPPKLTKDTLRIVPLGGLGEIGRNMTVFEVDGKLLIVDCGVLFPEETQPGVDLILPDFSYIENRLQDIVAVVLTHGHEDHIGAVPYLLRLRADIPLVGSQLTLALIEAKLQEHRIKPVMQTVTEGEVEKYGPFECEFVAVNHSIPDALAVFIRTAGGTVLHTGDFKMDQLPLDGRITDLRHFAKLGEEGVDLFMSDSTNADVPGFTTAEKEIGPTLDRLFGQASKRLIVASFSSHVHRVQQVLDAAANHNRKVAFVGRSMVRNMTIAAKLGYLDVPPGILVDIKNIDNLPDNRVVLMSTGSQGEPMAALSRMANGDHRVVVGQGDTVILASSLIPGNENAVFRIINGLLKLGADVIHKGNAKVHVSGHAAAGELLYCYNILEPLNAMPVHGETRHLIANGKIALDSGVPEESILLADNGTVIDLRDHQADIVGQVEVGFVYVDGSSVGEVTEADLKDRQTLGDEGFISIITVIHRATGKVVSGPEIHARGVAEDDSVFDEIIPKINAALEEAVLNRTDHTTHQLQQVVRRVVGTWVNRKLRRKPLIIPVVLEA; this comes from the coding sequence ATGACCCAAACCGCCCTTCCCGGCCTTGTTACGCCGCCCAAACTCACCAAGGACACGCTGCGGATTGTGCCGCTCGGCGGCCTGGGGGAGATCGGCCGCAACATGACCGTCTTCGAAGTCGATGGCAAGCTGCTCATCGTCGACTGCGGTGTCCTCTTCCCTGAGGAGACCCAGCCCGGCGTCGACCTGATCCTGCCCGATTTCTCCTACATCGAGAACCGGCTGCAGGACATCGTCGCCGTCGTCCTGACGCACGGCCACGAGGACCACATCGGCGCCGTTCCCTACCTGCTGCGCCTGCGAGCCGACATCCCCCTGGTCGGTTCCCAGCTGACGCTTGCCCTCATCGAGGCGAAGCTGCAGGAACACCGGATCAAGCCGGTCATGCAGACGGTCACTGAAGGCGAAGTGGAGAAGTACGGCCCGTTCGAATGCGAGTTCGTGGCCGTCAACCACTCGATCCCCGACGCCCTCGCCGTGTTCATCCGCACGGCCGGCGGCACCGTGCTGCACACCGGTGACTTCAAGATGGACCAACTGCCCCTCGACGGCCGGATCACCGACCTCCGCCACTTCGCAAAGCTCGGCGAAGAAGGCGTTGACCTGTTCATGTCGGACTCCACAAACGCCGACGTGCCCGGATTCACCACCGCCGAGAAGGAAATCGGCCCCACCCTGGACCGGCTCTTCGGCCAGGCCTCCAAGCGTCTGATCGTGGCGTCGTTCTCGTCCCACGTGCACCGCGTCCAGCAGGTCCTCGACGCCGCCGCCAACCACAACCGCAAGGTTGCCTTCGTCGGCCGCTCCATGGTCCGCAACATGACGATCGCCGCGAAGCTGGGCTACCTCGACGTCCCGCCCGGCATCCTCGTGGACATCAAGAACATCGACAACCTTCCGGACAACCGCGTGGTGCTTATGTCCACCGGTTCCCAGGGCGAGCCCATGGCGGCCCTGTCCCGGATGGCCAACGGCGACCACCGCGTCGTCGTCGGCCAGGGCGATACCGTCATTCTCGCCTCAAGCCTGATCCCGGGTAACGAGAACGCCGTCTTCCGTATCATCAACGGTCTGCTGAAGCTCGGCGCGGATGTGATCCACAAGGGCAACGCCAAGGTCCACGTCTCCGGTCACGCTGCCGCCGGGGAACTGCTGTACTGCTACAACATCCTGGAGCCGCTCAACGCGATGCCGGTGCACGGCGAGACACGCCACCTGATCGCCAACGGCAAGATCGCCCTTGACTCCGGTGTCCCCGAGGAGAGCATCCTGCTGGCGGACAACGGCACCGTGATCGATCTTCGGGACCACCAGGCCGACATCGTCGGCCAGGTCGAGGTCGGCTTCGTGTATGTCGACGGATCCAGCGTCGGCGAAGTCACCGAAGCCGATCTGAAGGACCGTCAGACCCTCGGTGATGAAGGTTTCATCTCCATCATCACGGTCATCCACCGCGCCACCGGCAAGGTCGTTTCCGGGCCGGAAATCCACGCCCGCGGCGTGGCCGAGGACGATTCAGTGTTCGACGAAATCATCCCCAAGATCAACGCCGCGCTGGAGGAAGCCGTGCTGAACCGCACGGACCACACCACACACCAGCTGCAGCAGGTTGTCCGCCGCGTTGTCGGCACCTGGGTCAACCGCAAGCTGCGCCGCAAGCCCCTGATCATCCCGGTGGTCCTGGAGGCCTAG
- the dapA gene encoding 4-hydroxy-tetrahydrodipicolinate synthase, protein MAASDIRSYTFGTLVTAMVTPFTTDGEVDYKQSAELASRLVDDGNDALVISGTTGETSTLEDDEKEKLFRVIVEAVGDRAKVIAGTGTNHTSHSIEMAKRAAKAGAHGQLIVTPYYNKPSQAGIQAHIEAVADAADLPVMVYDIPGRACVPILPETMIRLADHPRIVALKDAKADFAAVTRVLANTDLDVYSGDDGLTLPWMAAGAVGLVSVTAHVATRQFRAMIDAALAGDFATARTIHFELDPVVRAVMTHIQGAVAAKQVLKWQGVLPNSVVRLPLVEPGEAEIATIREDLAEAGLAFP, encoded by the coding sequence ATGGCTGCATCTGACATTCGCTCTTACACGTTCGGAACCCTCGTGACCGCCATGGTCACGCCTTTCACCACCGACGGTGAGGTCGACTATAAGCAGTCCGCGGAGCTGGCCAGCAGGCTCGTGGATGACGGCAATGATGCCCTCGTCATTTCGGGCACCACGGGGGAGACCTCGACGCTGGAGGACGACGAAAAAGAGAAGCTGTTCCGCGTCATCGTCGAGGCTGTCGGGGACCGCGCCAAGGTCATTGCCGGGACCGGCACCAACCACACCTCGCACTCGATCGAGATGGCCAAGCGTGCCGCCAAAGCAGGCGCCCACGGTCAGCTGATCGTCACCCCCTACTACAACAAGCCAAGCCAGGCCGGCATCCAGGCCCACATCGAAGCCGTGGCTGACGCCGCCGACCTCCCCGTCATGGTCTATGACATCCCCGGACGTGCCTGCGTCCCCATCCTGCCCGAGACCATGATCCGGCTCGCGGACCACCCCCGGATCGTGGCGCTCAAGGACGCGAAGGCGGATTTCGCCGCGGTCACCCGGGTCCTCGCGAACACGGACCTCGATGTCTACTCCGGCGACGACGGCCTGACGCTGCCCTGGATGGCAGCCGGCGCCGTCGGCCTGGTCAGCGTCACCGCGCACGTGGCCACCCGCCAATTCCGCGCCATGATTGATGCCGCACTTGCAGGCGATTTTGCCACCGCCCGCACCATACATTTCGAACTGGACCCCGTGGTCCGTGCAGTGATGACCCATATCCAGGGTGCTGTAGCTGCCAAGCAGGTTCTTAAGTGGCAGGGAGTCCTGCCCAACTCGGTTGTCCGTTTGCCCCTCGTGGAGCCGGGCGAGGCCGAGATCGCAACCATCCGCGAGGATTTGGCGGAAGCCGGGTTGGCCTTTCCCTGA
- a CDS encoding carbon-nitrogen hydrolase family protein, whose amino-acid sequence MTTPLTLSAIQYQALDGGLAANVPEHIRLIEDAESHGARLVIFPELSLLGYELDLLADPGQWVGAADNGLDGIREICRRTGITAVVGAAFKEPDGTPRLASLAVHPTGRLEAGFKVRLHGPEQRLFSAGTHATVLDLDGWKIALAICFDAAHPDHARDTAAAGADIYAVSALYAAGEERRLALHLGARAMDNRMFTVLANLGGSTPSGPSCGLSGFWGPDGLIIRQAAGTGTEVLTATLQHGDLDRCRTAAK is encoded by the coding sequence GTGACCACCCCGCTGACGCTTTCCGCGATCCAGTACCAGGCCCTCGACGGCGGTCTGGCCGCCAACGTGCCGGAGCACATCCGGCTCATCGAGGATGCCGAATCCCATGGCGCCCGGCTCGTGATCTTTCCGGAACTGTCCCTCCTCGGCTATGAGTTGGACTTGCTGGCGGATCCCGGGCAGTGGGTGGGCGCAGCGGACAACGGGCTGGATGGCATCCGGGAGATCTGCCGGCGCACCGGAATCACCGCGGTCGTCGGGGCAGCCTTCAAGGAACCGGACGGCACGCCCCGGCTGGCCTCGCTCGCCGTCCATCCCACCGGCCGGCTGGAGGCCGGTTTCAAGGTGAGGCTGCACGGACCCGAGCAACGGCTCTTCAGCGCCGGGACGCACGCAACCGTCCTTGACCTCGACGGCTGGAAGATCGCGCTGGCAATCTGCTTCGACGCGGCCCACCCGGACCATGCCCGGGACACTGCGGCGGCCGGCGCGGACATCTACGCCGTCTCGGCCCTCTACGCCGCCGGGGAAGAACGCCGCCTGGCCCTGCATCTCGGGGCCCGCGCGATGGACAACCGGATGTTCACGGTGCTGGCCAACCTGGGCGGCAGCACGCCGTCAGGGCCGTCCTGCGGGCTGAGCGGCTTCTGGGGCCCGGACGGGCTGATCATCCGCCAGGCCGCCGGGACGGGGACCGAGGTGCTGACCGCAACGCTGCAGCACGGTGACCTTGACCGCTGCCGCACAGCCGCAAAGTGA
- a CDS encoding heparan-alpha-glucosaminide N-acetyltransferase domain-containing protein, whose amino-acid sequence MTPRGMAASSRTARGNAGRGKAAKRKPAKGRAISPRLAGIDAARGLALLGMMATHVLPTFESNAQLTPTWAGLVFSGRASALFAVLAGVGLALSTGKQQPLEGSALSAARRGIACRAVVVGAVGLSLGGLEVNIAIILVHYAVLFLCILPFIGFGVKRLLGLAAGWVLAGPVLAFLLRPWLLAVTPPLQLGHNPGWDDFSRPASLLGDLFLTGYYPVFQWIAYLLIGLAIGRLALTTAAVPVLLLAGGTVLAVLAKWFSIVMMEDWGGLAALQARFADPAYPLGSLLQVNLAGVEQSGSWWWLATSAPHSGTALDLLHTSGVAAAAVGACLLLGRLGQWVELDLLLPLRGAGAMTLSLYAAHLCVMAALRGQPLPAGWTVDLVYWVQAAAAVVVGGAFAALAWRGPLEWLAHAANRLGRFQPARTR is encoded by the coding sequence ATGACCCCGCGCGGAATGGCTGCCAGTTCCCGGACCGCCAGGGGCAACGCCGGCAGGGGCAAGGCTGCCAAGCGCAAACCTGCCAAGGGCAGGGCAATCAGTCCCCGGCTGGCCGGGATCGATGCCGCCCGCGGGCTGGCCCTGCTGGGCATGATGGCGACGCATGTGCTGCCCACATTCGAATCCAACGCGCAGCTTACGCCCACCTGGGCCGGGCTGGTGTTCTCAGGGCGGGCCTCGGCACTTTTTGCGGTGCTGGCCGGCGTCGGGCTGGCGCTGTCCACCGGGAAGCAGCAGCCGCTCGAGGGTTCCGCGTTGTCTGCAGCGCGCCGCGGCATCGCCTGCCGAGCCGTGGTGGTGGGCGCCGTCGGGCTCTCCCTGGGCGGGCTGGAGGTCAACATCGCCATCATCCTGGTCCACTACGCGGTGCTCTTCCTCTGCATCCTGCCGTTCATCGGATTCGGCGTGAAACGCCTTCTGGGACTCGCGGCCGGCTGGGTGCTGGCCGGCCCGGTCCTGGCCTTCCTGCTGCGGCCCTGGCTGCTGGCCGTGACACCGCCCCTGCAGTTGGGGCACAATCCCGGTTGGGATGATTTTTCCAGGCCGGCATCCTTGCTGGGTGACCTCTTCCTGACCGGCTACTACCCCGTGTTCCAATGGATCGCCTACCTGCTGATCGGCCTTGCGATTGGCCGGCTGGCACTGACGACGGCGGCCGTCCCGGTCCTGCTGCTGGCCGGCGGGACGGTGCTCGCGGTCCTCGCCAAGTGGTTCAGCATCGTGATGATGGAGGACTGGGGCGGCCTGGCAGCCCTGCAGGCACGGTTCGCGGACCCGGCCTACCCCCTTGGCAGCCTCCTGCAGGTCAACCTTGCCGGCGTCGAACAATCCGGATCATGGTGGTGGCTGGCCACCAGCGCCCCGCATTCGGGCACTGCGCTGGACCTCCTCCACACCTCGGGCGTCGCCGCGGCCGCCGTCGGGGCCTGCCTGCTGCTGGGCAGGCTCGGCCAATGGGTGGAGCTGGACCTGCTGCTCCCGCTTCGCGGCGCGGGCGCCATGACCCTGAGCCTCTATGCGGCCCATCTGTGCGTCATGGCAGCGCTGCGCGGGCAGCCGCTGCCGGCCGGCTGGACGGTGGACCTGGTCTACTGGGTGCAGGCCGCCGCCGCCGTGGTGGTCGGCGGGGCATTCGCCGCGCTGGCATGGCGCGGGCCGCTGGAATGGCTGGCGCACGCCGCGAACCGGCTCGGGCGGTTTCAGCCGGCCCGCACGCGCTGA
- the dapB gene encoding 4-hydroxy-tetrahydrodipicolinate reductase, with protein sequence MTEQLAVAVLGANGRMGAEAVKAVEAAADLKLVAVLGRNDPLDTLLSSGARVVVDLTVPGSTEANVRFAVEHGLHAVVGTTGWDAGKLARLAELLAGQPGVGVLIAPNFALGSVLASAFAAKASKYFESVEIIELHHPEKVDAPSGTAVRTAQLISAERAAAGVAPSPDATTTERAGARGCDVDGVRVHSVRLRGLVAHQEVLLGGPGEQLTLRHDSFDRASFMPGVLLGVRNVAANPGLTVGLDGYLDLGL encoded by the coding sequence ATGACCGAACAACTTGCAGTCGCCGTGTTGGGCGCGAACGGGCGCATGGGCGCCGAGGCGGTGAAGGCTGTCGAAGCCGCCGCGGACCTGAAGCTCGTGGCGGTCCTGGGCCGGAACGATCCGCTGGACACGCTGCTCTCTTCGGGCGCCCGGGTAGTGGTGGACCTGACGGTCCCCGGAAGCACCGAGGCCAACGTCCGCTTCGCCGTCGAACACGGCCTCCACGCCGTCGTCGGCACCACCGGCTGGGACGCCGGGAAGCTGGCACGGCTGGCGGAACTCCTCGCCGGCCAGCCCGGCGTCGGCGTCCTGATCGCCCCCAACTTTGCCCTCGGCTCGGTGCTGGCCTCGGCCTTCGCAGCCAAGGCCTCCAAGTACTTCGAATCGGTCGAAATCATCGAGCTGCACCACCCGGAGAAGGTGGACGCCCCCTCGGGAACAGCCGTACGCACCGCGCAGCTGATCTCGGCCGAGCGTGCCGCCGCCGGGGTGGCCCCCAGCCCGGACGCCACGACCACAGAGCGTGCGGGCGCCCGCGGCTGCGACGTCGACGGCGTCCGCGTCCACAGCGTCCGCCTGCGCGGCCTTGTTGCGCACCAGGAAGTCCTCCTCGGCGGACCGGGGGAGCAGCTGACCCTCCGTCATGACTCCTTCGACCGCGCCTCCTTCATGCCCGGCGTGCTGCTGGGCGTCCGCAACGTCGCCGCGAACCCGGGCCTCACCGTGGGCCTGGACGGTTACCTGGACCTGGGACTCTGA
- a CDS encoding molybdenum cofactor biosynthesis protein MoaE, with protein sequence MGIESAFEVVHAVLSAEPISVDQAIAAVGSDTAGAVVSFSGIVRNHDGGKQVSRLSYTAHPTAHQVMAEVVAGLVAEHSVPAGDRGPEGSAGGAAPAGSVGEQQRQPVRIWAAHRIGMLEVGDPALVCAVSAAHRGQAFEVCSELVDRIKAQVPIWKEQFFTDGSVEWVGAGG encoded by the coding sequence ATGGGCATTGAATCAGCGTTTGAAGTGGTGCATGCGGTGCTCAGCGCCGAGCCCATCTCGGTGGACCAGGCTATCGCCGCGGTCGGGTCGGATACCGCCGGGGCAGTGGTGAGCTTCAGCGGCATCGTCCGGAACCACGACGGCGGCAAGCAGGTTTCCCGGCTCAGTTACACCGCACACCCGACGGCACACCAGGTCATGGCCGAAGTCGTTGCCGGGCTCGTGGCGGAGCACTCCGTCCCGGCCGGCGACCGGGGACCCGAGGGCAGCGCCGGCGGTGCCGCCCCCGCCGGCAGCGTCGGGGAACAGCAGCGGCAGCCGGTGCGGATCTGGGCAGCCCACCGGATCGGCATGCTGGAGGTCGGGGACCCCGCCTTGGTCTGCGCCGTCTCGGCGGCGCACCGCGGCCAGGCCTTTGAGGTCTGCTCGGAACTGGTGGACCGGATCAAGGCCCAGGTGCCGATCTGGAAGGAACAGTTCTTCACCGACGGCAGCGTCGAATGGGTCGGCGCCGGCGGCTGA
- a CDS encoding MogA/MoaB family molybdenum cofactor biosynthesis protein: MSMPEPHRHGEATGRKAGVVIASTRAAAGIYEDLTGPVIIDWLTEHGFEAFPALVVPDGAPVGAALRALLTQQPAVIITSGGTGLSPTDATPEETLPLLDREIPGIMEGIRRAGMAKTPLAMLSRGHAGAAGQTFIVNLPGSPKGVMDGLSVLDPVLGHLCDQLEGSHGH, translated from the coding sequence ATGAGCATGCCCGAACCCCACCGCCACGGCGAAGCCACGGGCCGGAAGGCTGGCGTCGTCATCGCCTCGACCCGCGCCGCGGCCGGGATATACGAGGACCTCACCGGTCCCGTCATCATCGACTGGCTCACCGAACACGGTTTCGAGGCGTTTCCCGCCCTCGTTGTGCCGGACGGGGCGCCGGTCGGTGCCGCGCTCCGCGCGCTCCTGACCCAGCAGCCGGCCGTCATCATCACCAGCGGCGGCACCGGCCTCAGCCCCACCGACGCCACCCCCGAGGAGACCCTTCCCCTGCTGGATCGGGAAATTCCGGGCATCATGGAGGGAATCCGGCGGGCCGGGATGGCCAAGACGCCGCTGGCCATGCTGAGCCGGGGCCATGCGGGCGCGGCCGGCCAGACGTTCATCGTCAACCTCCCGGGATCCCCGAAAGGCGTCATGGACGGCCTGAGCGTGCTGGACCCCGTCCTCGGACACCTCTGCGACCAACTGGAAGGCAGCCATGGGCATTGA
- the moaC gene encoding cyclic pyranopterin monophosphate synthase MoaC: MDVVNEAENKHGFTHLRQDGTAQMVDVSNKAESTREATATATVRSTVEVLGLLGAGDLPKGDALAVARVAGIMAAKKTADLIPLCHPLPIAKVTIDFELDTDSITVFATVKTRGVTGVEMEALTAASVAALSMYDMIKAVDKHAVLTDIKVLAKSGGKSGDWTL, encoded by the coding sequence ATGGATGTTGTGAACGAAGCAGAGAATAAACACGGCTTTACCCACCTGCGCCAGGATGGCACGGCCCAGATGGTGGATGTGTCCAACAAGGCGGAGTCGACGCGCGAGGCCACGGCCACGGCGACAGTCCGGAGCACCGTCGAGGTCCTGGGCCTGCTGGGGGCCGGGGACCTGCCCAAGGGTGATGCCCTGGCCGTCGCCCGCGTGGCCGGAATCATGGCCGCCAAGAAGACCGCGGATCTCATCCCGCTGTGCCATCCGCTGCCGATCGCCAAGGTCACCATCGACTTCGAACTCGACACCGATTCGATCACCGTCTTCGCCACGGTCAAGACCCGCGGCGTCACCGGGGTCGAAATGGAAGCGCTGACCGCGGCCTCGGTGGCGGCGCTGAGCATGTACGACATGATCAAGGCCGTGGACAAGCACGCGGTCCTGACCGACATCAAGGTGCTCGCCAAAAGCGGCGGCAAGAGCGGGGACTGGACCCTATGA
- the glp gene encoding gephyrin-like molybdotransferase Glp: MHRTQTRHVTVEEHREKVRALLAPLRTPDRVERVPLLVALGRGLAANVLAPLDLPPFANSQMDGFAIRTADVPDGGAELRVVAPVPAGAAPAELAPGTAAPIMTGAMMPPGADAVVPIEQAVPDTFPAPGAPATVRLPAAAAGSFVRDAGSDIRAGELALAAGTFLGPGQLGLLAALGYTEVPVHPALRILLVTTGDEVVEPGSPLGPGRIYDSNGTLLEASMRQAGLKVTRTGISTDRPEELAVLLRRDAPAVDLIVTTGGVSKGAYEVVRQAMDGHDVEFQPVAMQPGGPQGIGSFDGVPVLGFPGNPVSCLVSFEMFLRPVLSELFGSPAPRTVVRARLAEPLSSPQNKHQIRRGTLGPDGTVRLEGGAGSHLVHALAHSNALIQVPEGTAALAAGAEVEVWML, from the coding sequence ATGCACCGCACCCAGACACGGCACGTCACCGTGGAAGAGCACCGCGAGAAGGTCCGCGCGCTGCTGGCCCCGCTCCGCACCCCGGACCGGGTCGAGCGCGTACCGCTCCTGGTTGCCCTGGGCCGCGGGCTTGCCGCCAACGTCCTGGCCCCGCTGGACCTGCCACCGTTCGCCAACTCCCAGATGGACGGCTTCGCCATCCGCACCGCGGACGTGCCTGACGGCGGCGCGGAGCTGCGCGTCGTCGCGCCCGTCCCCGCGGGTGCCGCCCCGGCGGAACTGGCCCCCGGAACGGCCGCCCCGATCATGACCGGCGCCATGATGCCGCCGGGAGCAGACGCCGTCGTACCGATTGAACAGGCCGTCCCCGACACCTTCCCAGCGCCAGGGGCACCGGCCACCGTCCGGCTGCCAGCCGCCGCGGCGGGAAGCTTTGTCCGTGACGCCGGCAGCGACATCCGTGCGGGCGAGTTGGCGCTCGCCGCCGGAACATTCCTGGGCCCGGGGCAGCTGGGACTGCTGGCCGCCCTGGGATACACCGAGGTACCGGTCCACCCGGCGTTGAGGATTCTCCTGGTCACGACCGGCGACGAGGTCGTTGAACCGGGCAGCCCGCTGGGGCCCGGCAGGATCTACGACTCCAACGGCACCTTGCTGGAGGCCTCGATGCGGCAGGCCGGTCTGAAAGTCACGAGGACCGGCATCTCCACCGACCGGCCGGAGGAGCTCGCCGTACTGCTGCGCCGGGACGCCCCGGCCGTGGACCTGATCGTCACCACCGGCGGCGTCAGCAAGGGCGCCTATGAGGTGGTCCGGCAGGCGATGGACGGGCACGACGTTGAGTTCCAGCCTGTCGCGATGCAGCCGGGCGGCCCGCAGGGGATCGGCAGCTTCGACGGCGTTCCCGTGCTGGGCTTCCCCGGGAACCCGGTCAGCTGCCTCGTGTCCTTCGAGATGTTCCTCCGCCCCGTGCTCTCGGAGCTCTTCGGCTCGCCAGCGCCACGGACTGTCGTCCGGGCGCGGCTCGCGGAACCGCTGAGCTCCCCGCAGAACAAGCACCAGATCAGGCGCGGCACGCTGGGCCCGGACGGCACCGTCCGGCTCGAAGGCGGCGCCGGATCGCATCTGGTCCATGCACTGGCACACTCCAACGCCCTCATCCAGGTCCCCGAGGGAACAGCGGCGCTCGCCGCGGGGGCGGAGGTGGAAGTATGGATGTTGTGA
- a CDS encoding molybdopterin-dependent oxidoreductase, whose product MNTIQTAPAAAPTGNPHPSRWAAAAGVVAVGTGVALGELAAGLVSPSLSPVTAVGGAVIDAVPPGVKEWAISLFGTSDKVALLGSMALVIAALAALSGVVERRRRFAGVAIIAVFGVVGLAAVLGRAELTANAIPVPLLVAVVGMVLLRWLIRRLEEWRPVAGPHDAGAAVRRQTDASGPVPVPVTGSIHGPVPGPAPRPVPGPVQAPGEPARRRFLQVLGGTATVAVLGGLLASTLRGAAAVVSEVRSKLALPAAASPAPPIPAGAEIKLDGLGPLVTPNKDFYRIDTALRVPLVDPEQWTLKVTGLVEREIELDFATLLAKPLTERHVTIACVSNEVGGDLIGNARWLGWAVRELLALAGPKPGADMVLSRSADGWTAGTPLEALTDSRDALLAVGMNGEPLPLEHGFPVRLIVPGLYGYVSATKWVTELKLTRFADDAGYWTPRGWSERGPIKTSSRIDVPRDGRSVGAGTVTFGGVAWAQHTGIGKVELRVNRGPWQPAQLAPGISQDTWYQWKLALPLTPGQHEVQVRATDLAGVPQVEDQAPVAPSGATGYHTVRVSVK is encoded by the coding sequence GTGAACACGATCCAGACCGCGCCGGCAGCCGCGCCCACCGGAAACCCACATCCCTCGCGGTGGGCGGCGGCAGCCGGGGTGGTGGCCGTCGGCACCGGCGTGGCGCTCGGCGAACTCGCGGCCGGGCTCGTGAGCCCCTCGCTGTCACCCGTGACAGCCGTCGGGGGCGCCGTGATCGACGCGGTCCCGCCCGGCGTCAAGGAATGGGCGATCTCTCTCTTCGGCACCTCCGACAAGGTGGCCCTGCTGGGCAGCATGGCGCTGGTCATCGCCGCGCTGGCGGCCCTGTCCGGGGTCGTCGAACGGCGCCGCCGCTTCGCCGGGGTTGCCATCATTGCGGTCTTCGGGGTGGTGGGCCTCGCGGCTGTGCTGGGCCGGGCCGAACTGACCGCGAACGCGATCCCGGTCCCGCTGCTCGTCGCCGTAGTCGGCATGGTGCTGCTGCGCTGGCTGATCCGTCGGCTGGAGGAGTGGCGGCCGGTGGCGGGCCCGCACGACGCCGGTGCAGCCGTACGGCGGCAGACGGACGCGTCGGGGCCCGTGCCGGTCCCCGTGACGGGCTCAATCCATGGCCCTGTCCCTGGTCCCGCCCCCCGGCCCGTCCCTGGCCCGGTCCAGGCCCCGGGGGAGCCCGCCCGGCGCCGCTTCCTGCAGGTGCTCGGCGGGACGGCCACCGTCGCTGTCCTCGGCGGATTGCTCGCCTCCACGCTAAGGGGAGCCGCCGCCGTCGTCAGCGAGGTGCGCAGCAAACTGGCGCTCCCGGCCGCAGCCTCGCCGGCGCCCCCGATTCCGGCGGGCGCGGAGATCAAGCTGGACGGCCTCGGTCCGCTCGTGACGCCCAACAAGGACTTCTACCGGATCGACACGGCGCTGCGCGTCCCGCTGGTCGATCCGGAGCAGTGGACGCTGAAGGTGACCGGGCTGGTGGAACGCGAGATCGAACTGGATTTCGCCACCCTGCTGGCCAAACCCCTGACGGAACGGCATGTGACCATCGCCTGCGTCTCCAATGAGGTGGGCGGGGACCTGATCGGCAATGCCCGCTGGCTCGGCTGGGCGGTCCGCGAGCTGCTGGCCCTGGCCGGCCCCAAGCCGGGGGCGGACATGGTGCTCTCCCGCAGCGCGGACGGCTGGACCGCGGGCACCCCGTTGGAGGCCCTCACGGACAGCCGGGACGCGCTGCTGGCCGTGGGCATGAACGGGGAACCGCTCCCGCTGGAGCACGGATTTCCGGTCCGGCTGATTGTCCCGGGGCTCTACGGCTACGTCTCGGCGACCAAATGGGTCACCGAGCTGAAGCTGACCCGCTTCGCGGACGACGCCGGCTACTGGACACCCCGGGGCTGGTCCGAGCGCGGACCCATCAAGACGTCCTCCCGTATCGATGTGCCCCGGGACGGGCGCAGCGTGGGCGCCGGGACGGTGACGTTCGGCGGGGTCGCCTGGGCGCAGCACACGGGCATCGGCAAAGTGGAGCTCCGGGTCAACCGCGGGCCCTGGCAGCCGGCCCAGCTGGCGCCCGGAATCTCCCAGGACACCTGGTACCAGTGGAAGCTGGCGCTGCCGCTGACCCCGGGCCAACACGAGGTCCAGGTCCGCGCCACGGACCTCGCCGGCGTCCCGCAGGTGGAGGACCAGGCCCCCGTCGCGCCCAGCGGGGCCACCGGGTACCACACGGTTAGAGTTAGCGTGAAGTAG